The window AAAATAGCAAAGAAACCGAAAAGCtgtttgccaaaaatattttcgcAACGCCTGAAggagacacgatgaccgatttctttcagttcagcaattctcgtGCGTAAGATAGTAATATTTCCCttcaaaaccagtagcaaagttggagttgcaatcccttGGTACCTAAGGTttagtggtcagacaacttcctttaacctgctaacaaaaatccacttcattacgaaaacGGCAacgtttaaaggttgacttgcaaaaaaattcgcattacagttatttggtatcaacagattcactatgttttactttgctgtgttgccggtgccaaatatgtagaagtgtgattacaagcttttaaaagctaaaaaatgaacagttaatcgcaaccacacgagaccgccgtagttttcaatctctttccaaaacggctcaaatggggcgtagttgtacaagatggcttctgtttacacttttacgCAACCTCGTTCgtagaaatattttcacaaatattcttcacgcattcaataaaaccgtcTATTGtacttacgcgtctgttttatcgtcattgtaatgttgtcttTGTTattatacgtacatgtatgtctgtcttgaaggtaagaactttttaTGGTACGTAGTACTAATCATAGACATTGTAACGTTAcgttttaatgcagatcataaccaatataataggcaactatagttactaaggttaacacactattttgttactatttttcagtatgtacagcacttacataaaattttgccgattttcaCCAAAGGATGTTTGCATTCTTTAGTTACTGTGGTTTCTATAGCTCTACTTACGGTTTTTttaccatacgatgccaactctgGAGCGGATCAATATCGTAtactgagggtgcactgtatatactatacTTGCCCTTCACCTCCACCATAACTTTCTCTCCTACTCACCACTCTCATCTATGTTGATATATGTTCATTATGttgaataaaacaaatgtataaAGTTCGAGGCCATTGTAGCATGAGTACAAGGACAATGCTGTACACAATGTCACCATGCATAATATATTTGCAGATAATTGTACAAAAATAACATTAGCACCAACTGTGGCAATTGCACAGTAAAATATAGTGTATAGTTGAGACTTGAGGAGTGGAAGTGGAGCATAAGGTACTCAGTAGATTTGCAGATGCTGTCATATACTCGATACCTACAGCATAAAACAGTATATAACAGcatataacagtatataacagcGTAAAACAGCATATAACAGCGTATAACAGACATTTAGTTTTTTGTACAGACAAGTCTGACATGTTTAGATGACAACACCATTTCTACAGGTAGGAAAATACAATTACCTGTTGTTCCCAATATAACTTTATTTTCTGCGCAGTTATACAGTTTACCCTAACTCTTTTATACTAATTGCTGGCTGACAGTACTGTACAGATCTCAGAGCTACCTACCTTTAATGGTGATTTACCACCAGAAGACTTGCTTCTAGATGTCGTGTTGGCTCTAGCTGTCGAGTCGGTTTTCCTCTTGGAATATTCGGCGTAGAATGAATTGTTTACCGGACTAGACTTGGGAGGTGAAAGTTTATCATGCGTAGAGAAACCGTTAACTAAAGGAGAATCGTTATTTGCAAAGCTTAACTGCGACTTTGCTGAGTGGGTTTTGTCGACAACAGCATTTCTTTGCCAAGTGTTGACAATTCTAGCAGGAGGTCGTTGATCCATACGCTTATATACTGCTGCAGCCTTAACCCAAGGGTCTTGACTGTTTGTATTCTGATCACTACTGTTACTAATGTCAGTGTTTGCCTTAGTCAGAGAATTTGTATTTCGGGAAGAATGTCGGTTGGGCGGCATTGCCTTGTTTGACGGTCTACCCGGTGCTGCAATCGTACCATAGTCTGAGTAGTGGTTCGTCTCATTGCCATGAACAAAGTGTGCATTACCGGACTGGTCATAGAGGATGTTCTCATAGCTGCAGCTCAAAAGTTTCTGGGCTCTTTCCAGACGTGTCGGTGCTGCGGTTTGTTTATGCCTACATATATTAACATCTTTATTAAGGTTTTCATTTAACTATAAAAAGACTAAAGTCTCTGCAATTTTTAGACCTCAAAAAACATCCATAGAATGAGCATCTAATTAAAGGGATAATTAGTTTCTAGATGAAGGTTTCTAAATGCACCTTTATCAAGTCGTGGTTGATGTTCTAAAAGTAAACATCTGGTATGTCGTGTTAGAGATTTAAATGCTTTTATTAATTTGTATGAAGCATTTGAGGCAAGCGCAGCAGTCTGGCAAAGCCAAGGGAAAGATCTGAGATAATACAACAGCTTAACACTAAGATCTAGGGATACGCACATCTACATCACTGCTATGCAAGATAGCGTCTctatttggtttaaaaaattgCATGTTGTCTTGTAAGTATATCTTTATatcatcaacttgtattttttataatattttataattcaaCGTAACACAAACAAATGCATAAGTTTCAAGAAGCAGTGTTGCTAAAATCGACAACTTCATGATAATTCAGTGTATGCAGATAACTTACCCAGCTGACTTGAAATGACTGGAAATTGTCTTCTCATACGTGTCACCGGGAGAAATCCTCTCTTCATCGTTTGCCTTCAACCTGTTGAAAATATTAGTACAGTAGTAGTATTACTAGCCCACTCACTACGCTGGCTCCAAACACGATGCATAAGCTGAAATAAGAGTGCGTATCGAGAATTATTAGTTTAGTATGTTCTGCGCTCACCCATCTTATTCAGCTGACCTCTAAGGTGTACGCCTTTTACATTAGTAGCACCATCAGTCGTACAGAAGACAagaaactaaatattataaataaactgTATTTAAATTTCAACCCTTACACTATTCGCCATAGCTACAGCAGACAACATACAACCAGCACCAACTATAATTTCAGCAAcagcaaataaaaacatttatgtGTCCAGCAAGTTTAATAGGGGAATTCATTTCATAAACAACCGTTATGTCTTTTTACATCAAAACATAAATGTACTGGCTAGCATGCCATGCTCGGTTGGAAAGTTGTACCTCAAGTCCCAATGAGCTGTTTAACCAGTTTTTACTGAGATATTTAAGTCATCATGGGATTTGGTATGGGCGACAGTTGAGTATACACAATAATAGATGATGGCTGCAGAAACATGTAGATATACCTGATTGTTGTGTAACCAATTTGTCGAAGCTGCTTATTGGAGAGACCGTTGGTGTCTATCAGGCCAAAGTTAATATGTGATGCCATGTCATGTGAAATATTCCTTTTTGCAAAATTGTCTCTATAATCATAAAGGTGTAAGCAGTTAGCTTTTTCTCCCATCCCCTTCATTATTAAGTGTAGCTCTAATGTTAAGGTTGTAACattgttttaaacaaatttatgtCAACATTTGTAAGTAACAGTACTTCAACAAGAGAGAATCAACAAGGAAAAGTACTTATCCAATTTGATTATCGAGTTTAGTTTTGCAAGCATGCAATTCCAGATAGAAAGGTGCAAAAGAGCTACTGTGAGACCAATGCCGATGTATTATTGCACCATCATATGCCTCAGTGAGCACATGCactataaataattaaatgtcTGCAATTGTAAAGTACAAGTTAGCTTTTTCTCTGacatttatttcaaataaagtTGTAAGGTGAAGGTAGAAGCCGATGCAATATCATGTACAGTCGACACAATTTAGTATCGCAGTCAAAAGTCAGGTCTTATGATTAGTGAAACTTCATAAGGGAAGATAACTTCCTCTAAATTTAATCCTTTTTCCTACATATTACTGTATTAGCTGTTAATTAATATCTAGTTCAATAGCTTACTATGTTATCATGGGACAATATAGGTATACAGTGACATTCAATGCAAACAGATAGCCTATGCGCTCATCAACAATGAAAGGAATTGTTAACCGATAAGTTATATTCTAGTAACATCTTACAATTGATGCCAACTGTTTAACCATGATGAATTCATAACATGCTTTGATTGTCAAAACTAAATTGGATGCTCAATGTACTTGCCATAAAAATATGAGGAGGAAGAGCGGAACTAGGATTTATACACCAATAACTTTCTGCCAAACTATGGACAGAAAATTATTGTCTCAAAGTAAGCCGTGACAGCACGAAAGTGCCCTTACATCATAAAGCAATTGCTAATTACCTAAACTATACAAAAAGTAGTTTTTATAAGGGGTATGTTTAATAACATGTGCGCCTCTCACTAAATACCGGAATTAAAAATACCAGATTAGATTCAAATGTTCCTTAATTCTATGACATTAATTAGCTGTTGTATCTCATAATCGGGATATTTGCAAATTGAGGGTGGTTCCCATATCAGCCATGGCAACCCTGTAAAATTTGCACAGCAAAACAACGTAGCAAGAGGCTCGACAGCTTGCATTCCACTTAACGGCGATTAAATGGTTGAACTGCTATGGAAAGTCAAGATTGCTTCAAATATTGCGATTCTCAACAGAAGACAGAAGTCGATGTGTAGTTACCATATCGCCTGAGATAACCCAGTTCAGAGGATTTCGAAAAGACTTTGTCTGTGGTTCACTTGCAAAAATTAAGCTGCTATCAACTGTTGCAATCACTGCCAGCAGTTAACATCGGTATCCTGAGGGAAAGTTCCCCTTTCATCAGGATAGCTCGATGTTGCTTGCGGCTGATTTGGGAACCAGCCTTTATCGTGCTACAGCAGCTGTGATATAGCATGGAATACAAGTGTGGCCTTGCATATAGTGCAAGCGATGGTATTGTGCATTACATGATCACAATAAGCATGTTTATGCTCTGTTCTAACCTAATCTGCCTACTAGTTAGAGATCTTTGATTAGGAAAGGCAAATAGAAGTACTTACCGATAGCGTCTGTGCATACCAGAAGGAAGTACATCACTTAGAGGAGTAGAGACCTCAGAGCAGACTGACCTACAACAAGTGTCAAAAGCTTCAGCCATTTCTACCATCACTACAAAGGATTGGCTGTATTGCCAATAAACAAACCGAAATTCAAAAACAGGAAATACTCTCAATGACTTTAGATGAAGTAAGCTAACAATTGATTGGCTGTCAAACTATCAAACTGCTGATTAGATCCTTAGTCATGCCAAGCTCAGGTTTTATGCTAGCAGTTTAGTGGTTAATAGTTCAGAATATACTTACTTTTTAATGACTATATAGAGGTGATTTGCCAAAATGAGCTTGAACGTACATTTAAGCCTGATTTACACTTTTGTCACATTCATAAATAAATCATTTATTTATGAATGTGCCTTATGGTGCCTTTTAACACATCAGCGATGAAAAATGATAAGCATCATCTCAAATGCTTGAACGACAGCAAGAGAGATGGTAGGTGTAGGATAGGAATATGGACCGAGTTACGCTGAATGGTAAGACGCGTTCGTCACTCACCCTTCTCTCAAGGTCATGTCGTATCGGTTTCCCCTCCTCCTCCTGTGTGACACAGATTCTCCATCACTCGCGCTATCATAGCCCCTCTGATACCTGGTAATTAAACTTAGGATATAAGCAGACAACCTTTGCTTATCTTTTAAAGTAGACAATAGGTCTACAGAAAAAGAGGAGTCTTACCGGCGACGCCTTCTCCTAGACATTCCAGAACGTTCACTTTCATTGTCCGACTCTCTTCTATTGTACCTGTAACCAAGCAAATACTCAGCAACAGCATTTCAAGTCAGCCTCAAGCTTGCAAACCATTATATGATGATGTAACACATTCAGTTTCCAAATGTAAAGTTGGATTCTGACAACTGATGTAAGCTCTTGTACCACAGACAAATCTCTTGTAAGGTTCACCTTGATAGACATGTATTAGCTGGCTGCTGATGCATATTTGCTGAGGGACAACTTTACtgtttttaaacaaacatgaGTATTCTTGGTAGCTATCAGCTGCTTGCAGACTATTTTAGTCGTTCATGTCCGAAAGTACAGGTTTAAAATAAGTTAgtttaaacataaatttaaaataagttttattaagTCTTATTCAAGCAGGTGTAGAGGAAATAAAAACTTAGCTTTTTATTGTTTGATATTAAATTATTACCAATAAAGTAATTACAAAAAACCATTAGGCAAACCTTTTCAAAGCTTAAAACAAAAtggcaatttttaaattaatggTCTGTAACGAAATCTATGCGAATTGTGTGTGCATCAACAATATTGAAAACCAAGTTAGTTAGAAGTGTGACACAGCATGACGAGCAGAGAGCTTAAGAGTCGTTTCCTCTTTCACAGAACAAAATGACTTCAGCTTGTGATGCACATATATGTGTAATAAATGCTTGAGCACAAATACTGCAAACCGATCATAGTGTATAACAATACTTTGATAGCTTGGAGCAATGTGATGAACAAAGACCACGCAGCATAATATAACCAGCCATGTTTCTAGCAATATATTACCCGTAGTAGTGAGACGGCTCATGGGAATCTTCATTCTCTACTGCTTTGTTGCTGTATAAAAATAATGCGCCTTGCACACTTATACTAATAATGGATATCTACTAATGCTTCGAAGAAATTGTCTTCTCATTTTGTGTGATAAGTGTCTTCCTTTTTCCTGAGTGGTAGCGAGTTTGTCATAAAATTAATGTATCTTCTGCGTCCTTCTCTATACCGTACACGCAAGATCAAAACTGTGAACACCAAATTCTGCGCACTAACTACCTACTCTGCACAACTACTCGACATTCAACAGCCTCTCATCATTTCTCAGCTGTCCAGGCACAAAAGCATATCTATAGACCCACATTAATGAACATTAATACTCAAACAAGAGGTGAAATTATGTCATCCTGCCTTAAACTATCGCTTGAACAGACACCAAAAACAGTAAGCCACAGGAGTTATAAAAATGTGAACAATTAttcgaaataaaaaattgtcaaTAATCGTGCGCATCTGCTCCGTCTGAATAACAGTGACAAACAAAGGCAACGAATTACAATGAGGGGTGATGCACCCGATGATCAGTTTTGACGATGGGAAGTTCAATGGATGTATAGTCGGCATGTAGCACTTGATTACACCCACAGCTAAGCTGTTCAACAACAAAAACATGGCTTGAATATAGACAATGACAGGTTAATCTTTGCTTTGTCACCATAGTCCTATATTCCGCATAACTGTTGACAAACATATTGTCAAATTTAAGGATTAGAGATAATTAGGGTCTTTAGATTAAAACAACTCAGGTATTAGCGGAAGAACAAAAAACCAGGTAAAAACAGAAGTGATGTGTAAAGTTAAAAGTTAAATAATCAAGACTGTTTGACCTTGAAATGAAAAGAAAGTCTGGAAGGAGAGCAAGTGTTAGAGTCATGCAGAAAGCATTACAAGGAGCGCCATTAGCTAACATAAAGAAGGTGTGTATCTGCCTACCTCCTTTTTGTGTATAAGCTCTCTACTTCACTTCCGCTATCATTCCAGCCCATCTTTGATGGAAATTTCATCTTTTCACTTCTGACAGATCTGGGAGAATCTTTACCAGATGTGTACAAGCCTCTGCCAAATACAAACAGCTGATTGTGTCAGAGCAGAGGCTAAAAACTTATGCTGCACCAACTTATGATATAGCCTGTAATTCCACATGTGTGTGGAATTTTACGTAAGCATAGGTTTCCACCTGACTATACTTCTATTGCATAATTCCACATGCGTGTGACAATAGTGACATACGACAAGGTTTTGACTGACAAGTATTTCACTATTGCAATGTTGAAAACTTATTTCTCAGTTGAAGAAGTACATGATAAGATGACCATAATCTAGTTGATATTTCCACGCCTAGTGTGATACATGCAGATGCTAGcactaaaaattaaataaaaagtaaacaatttCTTTCTTTCatctttataaattttttaatagCTGCCTACCAACTAGTCAAAATCTGTAAAAATTTCAACTGATCATTAGACATAATCAATTGATTAAATTAGCTTTTTATTTCTCTTTACAAATGTGTTTCCTTAGTGAATCAATATATTTACCTACCGTATAACATGTGTCATGATCATTATTAAACGTCAATATTTCTCCAATTTCATATTGCTTAAGCGTATGTACAAGTTGTAGACTAATACATAGTAAATGAGCTAATTTAGTCAGGTTTCAACTCTTGACAATGTCTCTCACTGATACAATGCAGACATATGTCACCGTGATATACAAACCATCATGCAACTTTTACCAATCAATAAATTTATTGGATTTGGAGTTAAATGAGACATCTTAGATCAAATTCTTAGGAATTCATTTAGACAGTCACCCGATATGGGATACACACATCAAATAAGCAATGTATAGTATCTATGTCAGGCCTGATTTGTAGACAATCTAAATTTTTACCCAGAAGTATTATGAAACTAATATACATGTCCAACGCATTTATTAACTCTAAAATTAGTTACTAGAGTCATGAggaaatgctccattttgttatttaaaaaaatactaatatcacAAAAACGTCTGATACACATATTTAATAAACCACCAGTGACTTCATCTCGGtccctgtttgttcagctgtctGTGTTGCCTGTTAATAAACTTTATTAGTATAAAATTCTCTTAATAGCTCATTCAAAGTTTTACTCAAGTgatgacaaaacaaaaaaagatttacactttaacaccagatttttagaaaccagtttacctttaccattattttatactgcttcagCGCAAAAAAATCGAATACAGAGTACCATCACAATGAAACAGTCTTACAATAGACCTATgcaaaacctctgcatttactagttttagagttaatgTTAAAAGCCATTTATTTGTCAAGCCTAGATTAATCTAGACCTGCTGTTTGAGTGTGCCAATTCCTGTGGATCCAGCGCCTCGACTAgttgcagtgctactgcgcacacgggcctcatcatgccttaacaagtaggaactaagctttcatttattttgtttaacttaatcaatattataactatatcttcattttgattaatgttatatttctaccgattgatgaaataaaatacacacacacaccacacaaaccaattaattaatataaaatatagccTAAGCTATGCAAACGTATTAGCCTACCTTTGAGATAGCCAAGACGGGTCAGCCTCAGGCACATATTCTAGCCCAAAGCTATTtgataaactttttaaatgaCTAGATTGGGTCTGACTGATGGAATGTTCAGAGATCGTCTGTTGGCGTTTACTACTTGCTGACAGA of the Watersipora subatra chromosome 4, tzWatSuba1.1, whole genome shotgun sequence genome contains:
- the LOC137393900 gene encoding band 4.1-like protein 4, whose protein sequence is MKWQEMYGVDLHPVTGAGDAEYYIGLTPSGVVIYRQKAKVNLYFWPRINDITFKGKRITLKVQDKKGNEMSYYFFFETKESCKSFWKCCIEHHAFFRLAQVELTSKVFSDLFHFGSKFRYSGRTEKELALSAPESTSQTVTRTRSQRQERRRSKATDISTSPSVPNHIAVVTPLPTQPTCAASDSLPASMTALLSASSKRQQTISEHSISQTQSSHLKSLSNSFGLEYVPEADPSWLSQRGLYTSGKDSPRSVRSEKMKFPSKMGWNDSGSEVESLYTKRRYAFVPGQLRNDERLLNVEYNRRESDNESERSGMSRRRRRRYQRGYDSASDGESVSHRRRRGNRYDMTLREGSVCSEVSTPLSDVLPSGMHRRYRLKANDEERISPGDTYEKTISSHFKSAGHKQTAAPTRLERAQKLLSCSYENILYDQSGNAHFVHGNETNHYSDYGTIAAPGRPSNKAMPPNRHSSRNTNSLTKANTDISNSSDQNTNSQDPWVKAAAVYKRMDQRPPARIVNTWQRNAVVDKTHSAKSQLSFANNDSPLVNGFSTHDKLSPPKSSPVNNSFYAEYSKRKTDSTARANTTSRSKSSGGKSPLKVSSI